In Methanonatronarchaeum sp. AMET-Sl, one genomic interval encodes:
- a CDS encoding translation initiation factor IF-6, giving the protein MLFERLEVFGSQMVGVYCSASNDYALVPTGMKQKVIKAIEKTLEVEAIELTIGDSVLVGCLSEINKNGILVSDIAGEKEIEILKNETGLEIEILSEGMNTSGNLVLSNDTNALVHPDLDGKYIKKIQETLDVEIIKTAISGIKNVGAAGVVNNKGILLHPMVNENELNEISSKFGLNAAVGTFGYGMPMVGSGVVANNNGFLTGKKTTGPELGRIEEALFSE; this is encoded by the coding sequence ATGCTTTTCGAGAGACTGGAAGTATTCGGGAGTCAGATGGTAGGTGTCTACTGTAGTGCCTCAAACGATTACGCGTTAGTGCCAACTGGAATGAAACAAAAAGTCATTAAAGCAATCGAGAAAACACTGGAAGTAGAAGCAATAGAATTAACCATTGGAGACAGCGTTTTAGTTGGATGTCTATCCGAAATAAACAAGAACGGCATACTAGTATCGGACATAGCAGGGGAAAAGGAGATAGAGATACTTAAAAACGAGACAGGCCTAGAAATAGAGATACTTTCAGAAGGCATGAACACATCAGGAAACCTAGTGCTATCAAACGACACAAACGCATTAGTACATCCAGACCTCGATGGAAAATACATTAAAAAAATACAGGAAACACTGGATGTGGAGATAATCAAGACCGCTATCTCAGGTATAAAAAACGTTGGTGCAGCAGGTGTTGTAAACAACAAAGGCATATTGCTACATCCAATGGTCAATGAAAACGAGTTAAACGAGATATCCAGTAAATTTGGTTTAAACGCAGCAGTAGGGACATTTGGATATGGAATGCCAATGGTTGGTTCAGGGGTTGTAGCTAACAACAATGGCTTCCTAACCGGTAAAAAAACCACCGGGCCAGAACTAGGAAGAATAGAAGAAGCATTGTTTTCAGAATAA
- a CDS encoding PFL family protein: MISSEEIFETIDMVAIENLDIRTVTLGINIGNCSSSNPKKLAENVKQKIIEEGRELSNSADRIESRYGIPIVNRRISVSPVGEMIGPAINSDPEVGVKVALAMDDAAREIGVDFIGGYSALVDKGMTNASKCLLDTIPQALAQTERVCSSVEVASTRSGINMDAVKKSGMIVKETSQKTSSEGGIGSAKLGFFANAPPDNPFMPGAMHGAGNQESSISVAISGPGVVRSVVETTDGDFSELSEAIKKTSFKMTRAGELIGKKVAEKLDVDFNIVDLSLAPTPAEGDSVAEILERMGIEGCGAPGSTAALALLTDAVKKGGMMATANVGGLSGSFIPVTEDAGMARAVKQGSMNIEKLEAMSSVCSVGLDMVPIPGDTSIETISAIIADECAIGMMNNKTTGIRLIPVPGKKAGETVSFGGLLGESTIMSVSNYKSMGFVERGGRIPAPIHSLKN; encoded by the coding sequence TTGATCAGTTCTGAAGAGATATTTGAAACCATCGACATGGTTGCAATCGAGAACCTTGATATAAGAACTGTGACCCTAGGGATAAACATAGGTAACTGCAGTTCTAGCAACCCAAAAAAACTAGCTGAAAATGTAAAACAAAAAATAATTGAAGAAGGCAGAGAACTTTCCAACTCAGCCGACAGAATTGAAAGTCGTTATGGCATACCAATCGTAAACCGACGTATATCTGTTTCACCGGTAGGAGAGATGATAGGGCCCGCAATAAACAGTGACCCAGAGGTGGGTGTTAAAGTTGCTTTAGCCATGGATGATGCCGCCAGAGAGATAGGCGTTGATTTCATAGGTGGATATTCAGCCCTCGTAGATAAAGGTATGACCAACGCCTCCAAATGTTTGTTGGATACCATTCCACAAGCACTAGCTCAAACTGAGAGAGTTTGTTCATCTGTAGAGGTAGCGAGCACAAGATCCGGAATAAACATGGATGCGGTTAAAAAATCCGGAATGATCGTTAAAGAAACCAGTCAAAAAACAAGTAGTGAGGGAGGTATAGGTTCTGCAAAACTCGGTTTTTTTGCAAACGCACCCCCAGACAACCCATTTATGCCTGGAGCGATGCATGGAGCTGGAAACCAAGAATCATCAATAAGCGTTGCTATATCCGGTCCAGGAGTAGTCCGCTCTGTTGTAGAAACAACAGATGGAGATTTCAGTGAACTCTCTGAAGCAATTAAAAAAACATCATTCAAAATGACAAGAGCTGGAGAACTAATTGGGAAAAAAGTCGCGGAAAAACTAGATGTAGATTTCAACATAGTTGACCTATCACTAGCTCCAACACCAGCGGAAGGAGACTCAGTAGCAGAAATATTGGAGCGAATGGGTATAGAAGGATGTGGAGCCCCAGGGAGCACAGCAGCACTAGCATTACTAACAGATGCAGTGAAAAAAGGCGGTATGATGGCAACCGCCAACGTAGGTGGATTAAGCGGAAGCTTCATACCGGTAACCGAAGACGCCGGCATGGCAAGAGCCGTAAAACAAGGCTCAATGAACATCGAGAAACTGGAGGCTATGTCAAGCGTATGCAGCGTAGGCCTAGACATGGTTCCAATACCCGGAGACACATCAATAGAAACAATCAGCGCGATAATCGCTGATGAATGTGCAATAGGAATGATGAACAACAAAACCACTGGAATCAGATTAATTCCAGTTCCAGGAAAGAAAGCAGGTGAAACAGTTAGTTTCGGGGGTCTTTTAGGAGAGTCAACGATAATGTCTGTATCAAACTACAAATCGATGGGGTTTGTAGAGCGTGGCGGCCGTATACCAGCACCTATCCATAGCCTCAAAAACTAA
- the rnz gene encoding ribonuclease Z, whose translation MPLDVIFLGTAGATPTVERNPPAIMIKREDEMMLFDCGEGTQRQMMKARTGMFLDRIYITHFHADHFLGIPGIIQTLAFQGREKPVEIIGPEGTQRLIKAMSALGANTPNFEIKVKEVAPGETIEHKEYKINVVKADHGRKIQALAYILQEKERPGKFNREKAIELGVEPGPDFGKLQKGQSIQIGDKKITPEMILGPPRKGRKIVYTGDTRPNQQIKEASKEADLLIHDGTFTSKDQERAIETKHTTAKEAAETASKTNAKMLALTHLSSRYSKNYLPLLKEAKKRFKNTIVPRDLTQIRIPFPEKDREIKIKGL comes from the coding sequence ATGCCTTTAGACGTAATTTTTTTAGGAACAGCCGGGGCAACACCCACAGTTGAACGAAACCCCCCCGCAATAATGATCAAAAGAGAAGACGAAATGATGTTGTTCGACTGTGGAGAAGGAACCCAGAGACAGATGATGAAAGCACGTACAGGAATGTTTCTAGACAGAATATACATAACACATTTCCATGCAGACCACTTCCTCGGAATACCAGGAATTATACAGACACTCGCATTCCAAGGAAGAGAAAAACCAGTTGAGATAATAGGGCCAGAAGGAACACAGAGATTAATAAAAGCAATGTCAGCCTTAGGAGCAAACACACCAAACTTCGAAATCAAAGTAAAGGAAGTTGCTCCAGGCGAAACAATAGAACACAAAGAATACAAAATCAATGTAGTTAAAGCCGACCATGGCCGGAAAATACAAGCACTTGCATACATACTACAAGAAAAAGAAAGACCCGGAAAATTCAATAGAGAAAAGGCAATCGAACTCGGTGTAGAGCCAGGCCCCGATTTCGGCAAACTACAGAAAGGCCAGTCAATACAGATCGGAGACAAAAAAATAACACCCGAAATGATTTTAGGCCCCCCAAGAAAAGGAAGAAAAATCGTATACACCGGAGACACCAGACCAAACCAACAAATCAAAGAAGCAAGCAAAGAAGCAGATTTATTAATACATGACGGAACATTCACATCAAAAGATCAAGAAAGAGCAATTGAAACAAAACACACCACAGCAAAAGAAGCAGCAGAAACAGCAAGCAAAACAAACGCAAAAATGCTAGCACTCACACACCTAAGCTCAAGATACTCAAAAAACTACCTACCACTACTAAAAGAAGCCAAAAAAAGATTTAAAAACACAATAGTTCCAAGAGACCTGACTCAAATAAGAATACCATTCCCAGAGAAAGACAGAGAAATAAAAATAAAAGGCCTATAA
- a CDS encoding 50S ribosomal protein L31e has translation MEEKVIKIPLKKIKRFSKNKRASKAIYEIRERLSKHLDTDIDQIYIDNSLNEEIWKRGIKKPPSHIRVLARRFEDGVVEAELAEQ, from the coding sequence TTGGAAGAAAAAGTAATTAAAATCCCTCTTAAAAAAATTAAGAGGTTTTCAAAAAACAAACGGGCATCTAAAGCCATATACGAGATACGTGAAAGACTGTCAAAACACCTAGACACAGATATCGATCAAATCTACATCGATAACTCCCTAAACGAAGAAATCTGGAAAAGAGGAATCAAAAAACCACCATCACACATCAGAGTTCTTGCCAGAAGATTCGAAGACGGAGTAGTTGAAGCAGAGCTGGCCGAACAATAA
- a CDS encoding 50S ribosomal protein L39e, with amino-acid sequence MGKKNKAKKKRLAKKNRQNSRVPAWVMMKTNRDVTNHPKRRSWRRDDTDE; translated from the coding sequence ATGGGTAAAAAAAACAAAGCTAAGAAAAAGAGACTTGCGAAAAAAAACAGACAGAACAGCAGAGTTCCAGCATGGGTTATGATGAAGACAAACCGAGATGTAACAAACCACCCAAAAAGACGTAGCTGGAGAAGGGACGACACAGACGAGTAA
- a CDS encoding ACT domain-containing protein — protein sequence MNEEDVVVITVEGSDHPGIVANITQALADVNANILDISQTVVREVFTMLLFADLKNSDIDFNELKDKLNKVGEEQGVRITVQSEEIFRQMHRV from the coding sequence ATGAATGAAGAAGACGTAGTTGTAATAACTGTTGAAGGTTCAGATCATCCAGGGATTGTTGCCAATATCACTCAAGCACTAGCTGATGTTAATGCAAACATTCTTGATATTTCTCAAACCGTTGTACGAGAAGTATTCACAATGCTGCTTTTCGCTGACCTAAAGAACTCAGATATTGATTTTAATGAACTTAAAGATAAATTAAACAAGGTTGGAGAAGAACAAGGGGTTCGTATCACTGTTCAGTCTGAAGAGATTTTCCGACAGATGCATAGGGTGTGA
- a CDS encoding histidinol phosphate phosphatase domain-containing protein, translated as MISDFHIHSVYSDGDLLPSEIAERYRVNGFDRIAITDHIDFSNLDVVEKLTKISKEIENIELVVGAELTFTPVDKIEKLAEKARSCGAEVIVMHGESPVEPVPDGTNIAAIESGLIDILAHPGYITDEVAEKAREQNVYLEITTRCGHCYTNGHVAKKAIEHNAPLIINSDAHHLKDLLTPKKAMKVGLGAGIPKKLVKEIIHENPDKLYSRKTTNKT; from the coding sequence ATGATTTCAGATTTTCATATTCACTCGGTCTATAGCGATGGAGACCTCTTACCTTCTGAGATTGCTGAGAGGTATCGCGTCAATGGTTTTGACCGTATAGCTATCACAGATCACATCGATTTCTCAAACCTAGATGTTGTTGAAAAACTCACTAAAATATCGAAAGAAATTGAAAACATTGAGTTGGTTGTGGGTGCTGAATTAACTTTCACACCTGTAGACAAAATCGAGAAGCTTGCAGAGAAAGCTAGGTCCTGTGGTGCTGAAGTCATTGTTATGCATGGTGAAAGTCCTGTTGAACCAGTTCCGGATGGAACAAATATCGCTGCAATCGAGTCCGGTTTAATAGATATCTTAGCTCATCCAGGATATATAACGGATGAAGTAGCTGAGAAAGCACGTGAACAGAACGTATATCTAGAGATCACGACTAGATGTGGTCATTGTTATACGAACGGTCATGTTGCTAAAAAAGCGATTGAACACAACGCCCCCTTAATAATCAACTCAGATGCACATCATTTAAAAGACCTCCTTACACCTAAAAAAGCTATGAAGGTTGGTTTAGGGGCAGGTATACCAAAAAAATTGGTTAAAGAAATCATACATGAAAACCCAGATAAGTTATATTCAAGAAAAACAACCAATAAAACCTAA
- a CDS encoding methyltransferase domain-containing protein — MFFLFLSPFLIKELVMDIGEGFVFDLSGEHPELPFAEVISVFEALDLDFEVFGCFNRVLVVGVEGLDVEYLSGRLSMSHRVCSLVGFERDYSGLIEVSSSLRPEGSFCVRAVNRGGSCGGRDVEREVGGVIDGVVDLDDPDVVYRVFIVDGGYVLGRELSDIDRGKFDRWKPTVRPHFSPVGINPRFARLIVNLSRVGRDEVLLDPFAGTGSFLIEGGFVRAFPVGVDIDRDMLLGCRRNLDFVGLDSDLIQADALNLPFRERSVDAVVADPPYGRSSRVDAGSLDELINKSVEEMFRVLKKKGYLVLVLPEGTDLIGWADEIESYRVRVHRSLTRVIRIFRRS, encoded by the coding sequence TTGTTTTTTCTATTTTTATCTCCATTCTTAATTAAGGAGCTTGTAATGGATATTGGTGAGGGTTTTGTTTTTGATTTGTCTGGGGAACATCCAGAATTACCTTTTGCTGAAGTGATTAGTGTATTTGAGGCTTTGGATCTTGATTTTGAGGTTTTTGGGTGTTTTAATAGGGTTTTGGTTGTTGGTGTTGAGGGTTTGGATGTTGAGTATTTGTCTGGTAGGCTTTCTATGTCTCATAGGGTTTGTAGTTTAGTTGGTTTTGAGAGGGATTATAGTGGTTTGATTGAGGTTTCTAGTAGTTTAAGGCCTGAGGGATCTTTTTGTGTTAGGGCTGTGAATCGTGGTGGTTCATGTGGTGGCCGGGATGTTGAGAGAGAGGTTGGTGGTGTTATAGATGGTGTTGTTGACCTTGATGACCCGGATGTTGTTTACAGGGTTTTTATTGTGGATGGGGGTTATGTTCTTGGTAGAGAGTTAAGCGATATTGATCGTGGTAAGTTTGATCGCTGGAAGCCTACTGTACGTCCTCACTTTAGTCCTGTTGGTATAAATCCCCGTTTTGCACGTTTAATTGTTAATCTGAGTCGTGTTGGCAGGGATGAAGTTTTGTTGGATCCTTTTGCGGGAACTGGTAGTTTTTTGATTGAAGGTGGTTTTGTACGGGCTTTTCCGGTTGGAGTAGATATTGATAGAGATATGTTGTTGGGATGTCGACGTAATTTGGATTTTGTTGGTTTAGATTCTGACTTAATTCAGGCGGATGCATTGAATCTTCCTTTCAGGGAGAGATCGGTTGATGCTGTCGTTGCAGACCCTCCATATGGACGTTCTTCACGTGTTGATGCAGGATCACTTGATGAATTGATAAATAAATCTGTAGAAGAGATGTTTAGGGTATTGAAGAAAAAGGGTTATTTAGTTTTGGTTTTGCCTGAAGGGACTGATTTAATAGGATGGGCAGATGAAATTGAGAGTTATAGAGTTAGAGTTCATAGATCGCTTACAAGAGTCATAAGGATATTTAGGAGGAGTTAA
- a CDS encoding DNA-binding protein, which yields MDEEEIKKLREKKLQEMQKRAGQEGGSEEQEQEIENRKKKVLRKILTSEARQRLKNLSMVKPDFTESIEQQLIMLARSGRIQGQIDDNQLKEILKKAQEGSSKDINIRRK from the coding sequence ATGGATGAAGAAGAAATCAAAAAACTTCGGGAAAAGAAACTACAGGAAATGCAGAAAAGAGCCGGACAAGAAGGTGGGTCTGAAGAACAAGAACAGGAGATTGAGAACCGTAAGAAAAAGGTCTTACGTAAAATATTGACTTCTGAAGCAAGGCAACGCCTTAAAAACCTTAGCATGGTTAAACCTGACTTCACCGAATCTATTGAACAACAACTAATAATGCTTGCTCGAAGCGGTAGGATTCAGGGTCAAATCGATGACAATCAACTTAAAGAAATTCTTAAAAAAGCACAAGAAGGTAGTAGTAAGGATATCAATATCAGAAGAAAATAA
- a CDS encoding 30S ribosomal protein S19e, translating into MATVYDVPPNELIEEVAEKLEDVEEVEPPEWADFVKTGVSKERPPSQDNWWYIRSAALLRKVYTKGPIGVGRLRKYYGGRANRGSSPEHFRKGSGSIIRTSLQQLEGAGFVQKSMDGREITNEGQSFLDQTAREIKSSLEEEKEVLKKY; encoded by the coding sequence ATGGCTACAGTATATGATGTTCCACCGAATGAATTAATTGAAGAGGTTGCAGAGAAGTTGGAAGATGTCGAAGAGGTAGAGCCTCCAGAGTGGGCTGACTTTGTTAAAACAGGTGTCTCTAAAGAGAGACCCCCATCCCAGGATAACTGGTGGTACATAAGGTCAGCCGCCCTTTTAAGAAAAGTATATACAAAGGGCCCTATAGGTGTTGGAAGGCTTAGGAAATATTATGGCGGAAGAGCCAACAGAGGCAGTTCTCCAGAACACTTTAGAAAAGGCTCTGGATCTATAATCAGAACGTCTCTACAACAACTTGAGGGCGCTGGTTTTGTCCAGAAATCAATGGACGGTAGAGAAATTACAAATGAGGGCCAAAGCTTTCTTGATCAAACTGCTCGTGAAATAAAAAGCAGTTTAGAAGAGGAAAAAGAAGTCCTTAAGAAATATTGA